From one Melioribacteraceae bacterium genomic stretch:
- a CDS encoding DUF5362 domain-containing protein has protein sequence MDFNEQTHTQQDDASRHLSEMAAVGENMVGWLKFLGVVNIIMGVFVALSIIGIIVAWLPIWLGVLLFQAGNQITEARISRNYYHLVTMMQKFKMYFMIQGILLLISLIFAVIGFLSFGAALFSAFSGGDFNSY, from the coding sequence ATGGACTTTAACGAACAGACTCATACTCAACAAGATGATGCATCACGACATTTAAGCGAAATGGCAGCGGTTGGCGAAAATATGGTCGGCTGGCTTAAGTTTCTCGGGGTTGTAAATATTATTATGGGAGTTTTTGTCGCACTAAGTATTATCGGGATTATTGTTGCATGGCTTCCGATTTGGCTTGGGGTTTTACTCTTCCAAGCAGGTAATCAAATTACTGAAGCAAGAATCAGCAGAAATTATTATCACTTAGTTACAATGATGCAGAAGTTCAAGATGTACTTTATGATACAAGGAATTCTATTGTTGATCTCGTTAATATTTGCCGTAATCGGATTTTTAAGTTTTGGTGCAGCATTATTTAGTGCTTTCAGCGGTGGGGATTTTAATTCTTATTAA